Sequence from the Enhydrobacter sp. genome:
GACAGCACGGCGGCCGCGCGGTTGGCGCGGCCGGCCCATTGCGGATCGGTGGCGTCCTCGCCGCCGTCCATCAGCACGATGCGCGTGTTCGGGTCGGGCAGCAGGGCAAGCGCCCGCGGCTCGAGCCGCGACAGCGGCAGCGGCGTGGCGAACAGCGGATGGCCCTCGGTCGAGAACTCGCCTTCCTCCCGCACGTCGAAGAAGGCGAACACCTCGCCCGAGCCGAGCATCGCCTTGACCTGTTGTACCGACAGAAGCGGCGTGAGGATCCTGGCCCGCGCCATGAAGCGCCTGGCCGCGCCGGTCGCCATGTCGACATAGACGCGCTCGGGCAGACGCTCGAGGCTCAACCCGTAGAAGTGCAGGTGCAGGGCGTCGCCCGAGCCGGCCGGCGTCTCGATGTGGTGGAAGTCGTCGGGCAGGTAGGCGATGACGTCGCCGGTGCGCAGCGTCTTCTCCCTGGCCGGCGCCTCGCGCAGCTGCACGAAGTCAGGGCGGGCGCGATTGTCGAGGCGCTCGTAGACGACGTTGCGCTCGGCGCCGTGCACGCCGGCGATGATCGCCCAGGTCGTGTGATTGTGCGGCGGCACCTTCTTGCCGGCGCCGCCCGCCGAGGCGTAGAGCGCGAAGCGATGGTCGGGATCCTCGCTCAGCCGATAGATGCCGCCGTCCGCGCCGAGCGGGAAGTCGGCCTGGGGGAAGAGCTCGGTCCGCCGTGCCAGCGCCGCCAGCAGGCCGCCGATCTTCTCCAGGCTGGCGGTCGTCACGCCCTCCTTCTCGATGTCGCGGGCCTGGGCGACGAGTTGGCGGACCGCCGCGGCGCGTTCTTGGTGCAGGTTCATGGGCTCCTCCGTGGCCCCGAGTATAGCCAGTCGGCGCTTGTCGCCCCATGCCAAGTCAAACTACCCTGCGGCCCATGAACCTCATCGTTTCTGTCGTCCTGTTGGGGATGGCGACAGCGGCGGTGGCTCCCGCGCTGGCGCAGACCGCGACCAAACCCCCGCCCAAGCCCGCCGCCGCCTCCAAGACGGTGGCGGCCAAGACGCCGGCCGTCCGCCAAGCGGTGCGACCGCCAGTGCGCCCCGCGGTGCGCCGGCCGGTGTGGGTTCCGCCGGCGCCCGTCATCGAGCTCGACGAAGTCCAGGTGCCGGCCGGCCTGCCGACGGTGCTCGACGGCGACGATCGCGAGCGCTACCGCCGCATCTTCCAGGCCCAGGCTGCCGGCCGCTGGGCCGAGGCCAACGCCGAGATCGCGCGCGTCGGCGACAAGGTGCTGATGGGCTATGTCGGCGCCCAGCGCTTCCTCGGCCGCAACTACACGGCGCGCTACGACGAGCTCGCCGAGTGGCTGCAGGAGTACAACGACCATCCCGATGCACCGGCGATCTACCGCCTGGCGGTGGCGCGGCGCACGCGCGGCGCGGGCGAGCTGACGCCGGCGAGCTTCGTCGGCTTCGCCCAGCTGTCGCCGACCTTCGCCGCGGCGCGCACCGTGACCGGCGCCGATGCCCAGCGCGCCGCCGAACTGCGTGCCCGCCTGCAGCAGATGGCCGACGACGGCGGCTTCAACGCCGCCTTCGTGCTGCTCGACCGCCAGTCGACCATCGACACGCTCGGCCCGCAGGAGGTCGAGCTGTGGCGCGGCCGCATCCGCACGCGCGCGCTCGAGGCCGATTCGCAGCGCGGCCTGCAGGTGCCGATCGAGGCGGCGCTGCCGCCCGACGCCAACTGGACGGCCGCACTGTCGGCTTTCGTCGCCGGCCGTCCGGGCGAAGCGGCGCGCCGTTTCGAGGCGGTGGCCGACGCGCCGCCCGACCGCGCCACGTCGTGGACACTGTCGGCCGGCGCCTTCTGGGCGGCGCGTGCCAACCTGCTGGCCGGCAACCCGCAGCGGTTCGCACCCTATCTCAAGCGCGCGGCGCTGCACGGCCGCACCTTCCACGGCCTGATCGCCCAGCGTGCGCTCGGCATGCGCATCGAGCCGAGCTGGGATCTGCCGCCGCTCGATCGCCGGCGCGCCGCCCTGCTCGGCGAGGATCGCGTCGGTCGGCGCGCGCTCGCCCTGCTGCAGCTCGGCGCGGCGACTGCCGCCGAGCGCGAGCTGTTCGCGCGCTCGATCGACGCCGAACCGCAGTACATCGAGGCGGTGCTCTCCCTCGCCGAGAAGGCGGCCCTGCCCGCCCTGTCGATGCGCATCGCCAATGCCGCCTGGGACCAGCGCCACAACATCAAGGGCTACGACGGTGCCATGTATCCCGTCCCGCCGTGGCAGCCGTTGCAGGGCTTCAGCGTCGACCGCGCGCTGGTCTACGGCTTCATGCGCCAGGAATCGGCGTTCAATCCCAAGGCGCGCTCGCGGGTCGGCGCCATGGGGCTGATGCAGCTCATGCCGGCGACCGCGCGAATCGTCACCAACAGGTGGGCGCCCGAGACCGGCGGCGGCAATCCCTACGATCCGGCGGTCAACATGTCGCTCGGACAGGCCTACATCGTCTCGCTGCTGGGCGACGTCGACAACAACCTGGTGCGCACGGCGGCCGGCTACAACGGCGGTCCCGGCAACGTCAACCGCTGGGACAATTCGCTGAACGCCTCCGCCGATCCGCTGCTCTACATCGCCTCGATCCCGCTCCACGAGACGCGCGACTTCGTGCAACGCGTGCTGGCCAATTACTGGATGTACCAGATCCGCTTCGGCCAGCCGACGCCGTCACTCGACCAGATCGCGGCGCACGACTGGCCGCGCTACGCCCCGCAGGACGGAAGGCGTTGATCCGGCCGGCCATGTGACCATATGATATGGTCACATAGGAATTGCGGGTCCGCCATGGACAGGAAGATCAACGCCGCCGCCTTCAAGGCGCGCTGCCTGAAACTGATCGACGAGGTCGCGGAGACCGGCGAGCCCATCACGGTCACCAAGCGCGGCAAGGCGAAGGTGCAGATCGTCGCCGTGCGCGAGAAGCCGAAGACGTTGATCGGCTTTGCCAAGGGTATGTTCGAGATCGTCGATGATGTCGTCGGGCCGATCATCGATCCCAAGGAATGGGATGAGGATCGCGAATGGCGGAACTACCTGAAGGGATTCAATGACCCTCCTGCTCGATACGCACACAGTTCTGTGGGTCGCACAGGACTCGCCAAGGCTCGGAAGGGCGGCAAGACGCGCGTGCGACGCCGCTCTGGCGGCTGACGAAGTCGCGATCCCGACGATCGCCTACTACGAGCTCGACCGGTTGTTGAGACGTCGCCGCATTGGCGATACCTCGATCATCCGGGACTGGCGTGCTCGCATTCTGGCACTCGGCGTTCGTGAAATTCCGCTGTCAGCCGATGTTGCGCTGCGGGCTACGGGCCTCGAAAATCTGCCCGGCGATCCTTTCGACCGTCTTATCGTGGCCACTGCTCTGATCGAGGAAGCGACATTGCTCACAGCGGATCAGGGCATTCTCGATTGGCCCGGAAGACTGTCGCGTCGGGATGCGCATCGCTAACGGAGGACGCCATGAACACCGCCCGCCTGCGCCGCTTCATCGGGGACATGACCTCGTTGGTGGGAGGCGCGTGGCAGGACAAGGACGAGGCGGCGGTGGTCGAGGTCGGGCGCAAGCTGCTGGGCGAGCTGGTCAGTCATGACGACTGGCTGCCCGAGGCGGCGGCCAAGGGCCCGCCGCACGGCTATGCGCAGAACCTGCTGTGGTGCGATCCCTTCGAGCGCTTCTGCGTGGTCAGCTTCGTGTGGGCGCCGGGCGCGGTGACGCCGGTGCACGATCATCAGATGTGGGGCCTGGTCGGCATGCTGCGCGGCTCGGAGACGTCGCTGCGCTTCGTGCCCGATCCCGCGACCGGCGCGCTGAAGCCGGGCGGGCTCGCCAAGCTGGCGCCCGGCGACGTCGAGGTGCTGCGCCCGCAGGAGGGCGACATCCATCAGGTGACCAACACCCTGCCCGATGCACCGTCGATCAGCATCCACGTCTATGGCGGCAACATCGGCGCGGTGCGCCGGCATACCTTCGACGCGAAGACGGGCGAGCCCAAGCTCTTCGTCTCGGGCTACACCAACCAGCTCGTGCCGAACATCTGGGACCGTTCGGCCGAGGCGCGCGCTACCGCATCCTAGTGTTCATGGGGGTGTGGGTGGGTCGGATCCACCCAATAGACCGTCTCCGGCTTCTCGACCGGCTCGATGTCGATGTTGATGGCGATCGCCTCGTTGTCGGAGCGCACCAGCACGCATTCCAGCGGCTCGGTGTCGGAAGCGTTGATCTCCTGGTGCGGCACGTAGGGCGGCACGTAGATGAAGTCGCCCGGCCCGGCCTCGGCGGTGAATTGCAGCTTGTCGCCCCAGCGCATGCGGGCGCGACCCTTCACGACGTAGATCACGCTCTCGAGGTGGCCGTGATGATGGGCGCCCGTCCTGGCGTGGGCGTGGATGGTCACGGTGCCGGCCCACAGCTTCTGCGCGCCGACGCGGGCGAAGTTGATCGCCGCGGCGCGGTTCATGCCGGGCGTCTGGGCGGTGTTGGCGTCGAGCGAGGCGGCGGGGATGACGCGCACGCCATCGTGTTTCCAGTCGGTCATGCCGCACGATCTAGGGCCGTGACTTCACCGGCGCAAGGGAGGATCGTCGGCGCCCGGCACGACGGAAACTCATGCGAGAACTGATCTTCGTCTTCGGCACCCTGAAGGAAGGCTTTCCCAATTTCGCGAGGAACGCCGGCCGGCGACTGCCCGGCGTCTTCACCACCGTGGAGCGTCTGCCGCTCTATCTGGTGGGCGAGCGCCATTCGGCCTGGCTGGTCGACCGGCCGGGCGACGGCGAAACGGTGCGAGGCGAGGTCTACGAGGTCGACGAAGCCGCCCTCGCCGCCATGGACGCGCTCGAGCGGGTCGGCGCGCCCGACGGCTACCGGCGGCGCCGGCTGCGGGTCGTGCCGGCCGGCGCGACGGGCGCTTCGCTCGAGGTCTTCGCCTATCTCAAGGATCCGGGGCAACTCGCCGGCGCCGACCTGCGGCTGGGGCCGCTCGGCGAATACACGCTGGAACACGCCGCCCTCTATCGCGCTAGGATGGCGCCATGAATCGCATCGACGAAACCAGGCCGTTCAAGCCGGTGAACATCGCCGTGCTGACGGTATCGGACACCCGCACGCTGGAGACCGACAAGTCGGGCGATACGCTCGTCGAGCGCATCGCGCGCGACGGCCACGTGCTGGTCGACCGCGCCATCGTCACCGACGACGTCGACAGAATTCGCGCCCAGGTGAGGAAGTGGATCGACGATCCCGGGGTCGAGGCGGTGATCACCACCGGCGGCACCGGCGTCACCGGCCGCGACGTCACGCCGGAGGCGCTGGAAGGCCTGTTCGAGAAGAAGATCGAGGGCTTCGGCGAGACCTTCCGCTGGATCAGCTTCCAGAAGATCGGCACCTCGACCATGCAGAGCCGGGCGACCGCCGGCGTCGCCAATGCCACCTATATCTTCGCGCTGCCCGGCTCGACTGGCGCCTGCAAGGACGGCTGGGACGACATCCTGCGCCAGCAGCT
This genomic interval carries:
- a CDS encoding gamma-glutamylcyclotransferase, encoding MRELIFVFGTLKEGFPNFARNAGRRLPGVFTTVERLPLYLVGERHSAWLVDRPGDGETVRGEVYEVDEAALAAMDALERVGAPDGYRRRRLRVVPAGATGASLEVFAYLKDPGQLAGADLRLGPLGEYTLEHAALYRARMAP
- a CDS encoding PIN domain-containing protein, with the protein product MTLLLDTHTVLWVAQDSPRLGRAARRACDAALAADEVAIPTIAYYELDRLLRRRRIGDTSIIRDWRARILALGVREIPLSADVALRATGLENLPGDPFDRLIVATALIEEATLLTADQGILDWPGRLSRRDAHR
- a CDS encoding type II toxin-antitoxin system prevent-host-death family antitoxin; translation: MDRKINAAAFKARCLKLIDEVAETGEPITVTKRGKAKVQIVAVREKPKTLIGFAKGMFEIVDDVVGPIIDPKEWDEDREWRNYLKGFNDPPARYAHSSVGRTGLAKARKGGKTRVRRRSGG
- a CDS encoding lytic transglycosylase domain-containing protein, which codes for MNLIVSVVLLGMATAAVAPALAQTATKPPPKPAAASKTVAAKTPAVRQAVRPPVRPAVRRPVWVPPAPVIELDEVQVPAGLPTVLDGDDRERYRRIFQAQAAGRWAEANAEIARVGDKVLMGYVGAQRFLGRNYTARYDELAEWLQEYNDHPDAPAIYRLAVARRTRGAGELTPASFVGFAQLSPTFAAARTVTGADAQRAAELRARLQQMADDGGFNAAFVLLDRQSTIDTLGPQEVELWRGRIRTRALEADSQRGLQVPIEAALPPDANWTAALSAFVAGRPGEAARRFEAVADAPPDRATSWTLSAGAFWAARANLLAGNPQRFAPYLKRAALHGRTFHGLIAQRALGMRIEPSWDLPPLDRRRAALLGEDRVGRRALALLQLGAATAAERELFARSIDAEPQYIEAVLSLAEKAALPALSMRIANAAWDQRHNIKGYDGAMYPVPPWQPLQGFSVDRALVYGFMRQESAFNPKARSRVGAMGLMQLMPATARIVTNRWAPETGGGNPYDPAVNMSLGQAYIVSLLGDVDNNLVRTAAGYNGGPGNVNRWDNSLNASADPLLYIASIPLHETRDFVQRVLANYWMYQIRFGQPTPSLDQIAAHDWPRYAPQDGRR
- a CDS encoding cysteine dioxygenase yields the protein MNTARLRRFIGDMTSLVGGAWQDKDEAAVVEVGRKLLGELVSHDDWLPEAAAKGPPHGYAQNLLWCDPFERFCVVSFVWAPGAVTPVHDHQMWGLVGMLRGSETSLRFVPDPATGALKPGGLAKLAPGDVEVLRPQEGDIHQVTNTLPDAPSISIHVYGGNIGAVRRHTFDAKTGEPKLFVSGYTNQLVPNIWDRSAEARATAS
- the moaB gene encoding molybdenum cofactor biosynthesis protein B, with translation MNRIDETRPFKPVNIAVLTVSDTRTLETDKSGDTLVERIARDGHVLVDRAIVTDDVDRIRAQVRKWIDDPGVEAVITTGGTGVTGRDVTPEALEGLFEKKIEGFGETFRWISFQKIGTSTMQSRATAGVANATYIFALPGSTGACKDGWDDILRQQLDIRFRPCNFAELMPRLNEGKMPRSG
- a CDS encoding cupin domain-containing protein, which produces MTDWKHDGVRVIPAASLDANTAQTPGMNRAAAINFARVGAQKLWAGTVTIHAHARTGAHHHGHLESVIYVVKGRARMRWGDKLQFTAEAGPGDFIYVPPYVPHQEINASDTEPLECVLVRSDNEAIAINIDIEPVEKPETVYWVDPTHPHPHEH